The window ATTTCAACCAGCACAAGATATTACCAAGTTGCAGGCGATCGTTGCTTTAGCAAATGGTTTGAATTTGACTGCTGATAGTTCTCTGCAAAATGCGATCGCGACTTCTTATTTAGATACTGAAGCAGTTCCTGCTTATGCCATAGATGAAGTCGCAGCAGCAACTCAAGCTAACCTTATTGTCAACTATCCCAATGTCAGACAACTAAATCCACAACAATCACTCACAAGAGCAGAAGCCGCAGCCCATATATATCAAGCTCTAGTACGGTTAGGACAAGTGCAACCTTTAGCTAGCAATGTGGCAGCCACTCAGTATATTGTAGGTCGTACTGCTGCGAGTGGTCAAACTCCTGCAATTACCCCAACGCCTAGTCCGACAACTTCTAACAACTTGGTTGCAGTAGCAGCATCAAATCAATTTTCTACACTAACTTCTTTATTAAATGCTACAGGGTTAGCAGAAAGCTTGAGCGTACGAGGACCATTTACGGTTTTTGCTCCTACAGACGCAGCCTTTGCAGCGTTACCTGAAGGAACTTTGGAAAAGTTGCAACAACAGGAAAATAGCAAAGTTTTGATCCAAATTTTGCTGTATCACATTGTTCCTGGGCAATTTACCGCCAGCGAACTCTCAGCAGGGGACTTAAAAACGCTTGCAGATGGATCTGTAAACATTCAAATTGATCCGGCTCAAAACCAAATTGCTGTCAATGACGCTAAAGTTATTCAACCAAATATTCAAGCCAGCAATGGAATTATCCATGCAGTGAATGAAGTTCTACTACCACCTAACCTCAATCTAAGTCAGTTGCAGTAGTTCTAATAGCAATCTCGAATAAATGTAACTTTTTTTGGAGCTAGCTATGTTACAAAATAACAGGTTTGATGCGATCGCGCGTTCGACTACCGTCCGTTTAACGGAGGTGAATACTAACGATTTGATGAAAAATACGATAGCGAATGAAAAAACTCTTCATCAAAAAGCTTTGGAACCAAAAATTTTGGATGAACCAAATTTAATTTTAGAAATCCCCGAAGGAAGACTGATAGATAGAGAAAATATAAACTTAGTAAATCCTCCTGAATTTGCAGGAAATGTCTTATCTGTTTACTTAGCCATTGCTGCTGGGGCATTAATTGTTTTTGGGATATTGCAGAAAAAAATACAAAGCCATATTACTACTGATCTTTTAAGTCATCTCAATCGCGTCCCTTGTATGCACTGTCATTTTTTTTCCACGAATCCGTATCTTAGGTGTGCCATAAATCCAGTCACGGTTCTCACTAAAGAAGCTATTAATTGCTCAGAATATCGTTGTTGCAA of the Gloeocapsopsis sp. IPPAS B-1203 genome contains:
- a CDS encoding S-layer homology domain-containing protein, producing the protein MDSLFQRSSSLSAILLIFGVLVGAVSLNTASEPAFAQSSGTPTPSPVQGTATNFSDVAANYWAQPFIQALAARNIIAGFPDGTFKPEQPVQRAEFAAMIQKAFNQNRVRQLEGSGFTDVPTDYWATAAIEEAYETGFMGGFPGGEFQPAQDITKLQAIVALANGLNLTADSSLQNAIATSYLDTEAVPAYAIDEVAAATQANLIVNYPNVRQLNPQQSLTRAEAAAHIYQALVRLGQVQPLASNVAATQYIVGRTAASGQTPAITPTPSPTTSNNLVAVAASNQFSTLTSLLNATGLAESLSVRGPFTVFAPTDAAFAALPEGTLEKLQQQENSKVLIQILLYHIVPGQFTASELSAGDLKTLADGSVNIQIDPAQNQIAVNDAKVIQPNIQASNGIIHAVNEVLLPPNLNLSQLQ